ATAACGATTGGATATACGCAATATAGCGTATATTTTTACTTTACTTGAATACGCCTCCTCCATAAAAATTATGTTCACTTACATTTGATGGCAAAATTAATATTTTTTTTCAGATACAAAAGCAACAAAGTTTTATACAATAAAAAAAATGTTTTGTTATCCAAGGCGGAATTCTTCCATCTTTCAGGCATGGACAGGAACAGGTACTCAATTAACCACTTCACTTATGCCAAACGCCTGTTACCACCGGTGCTTCCTTGTCTGCCGGGGATAGTCTGTCTATTTCTTGCAGTCATCTTCATTGTCTTTTGTCGTGAGTCGGGCATTTTTTAAAATTTCTTTTCTTTTGGTTTGGCTTTGCAATCTCTTTTAACAGTATTGGTTTAAGCGTTGGCTTCCTTCGACAAGTTCCGGACAAGTGTGCAGTTTTTACATGTGCTTGCAAATGCGTGGGCTATTTCCCGTTTATTGTTCCCATTATTTCTTCAAAACTTTCTATGCCTGCTCTCAGGTTTTCGATGATGTCGCTGGCTAATACATCCGGGTCGGGTAAATTGTCAAGGTCTGTAAGGCTTTTGTCTTTTATCCAGGTAATGTCGAGGCTGGTTTTGTCCCGTTCAATAATTTCATTATAGGTGAATTTGCGCCAACGGCCTTCGGGATTGGTTTCGGGATGGTAGGTTTCTTTGCGCTGGTGTATGTTGGATGGATTATAGCATTTAATGAAATCCTGCAAATCTTCGTAACGCAAAGGATTCTTCTTGAGCGAAAATTTGATATTGGTTCTGAAATCGTAAAACCAAATTTCTTTAGTCCAGGGTTCTTTGGCTGCAGGCTTATTGTCGAAAAACAACACGTTGGCTTTTACGCCTTGCTTGTAAAAAATTCCTGTCGGTAAGCGGAGTATGGTATGCAGGTTGGTGGTTTCCAGCAATTTCTTTCGGATGGTTTCACCTGCACCGCCTTCAAACAATACGTTGTCGGGCAAAACTACAGCGGCTCGTCCGTTCGATTTGAGCATGGTGCGGATGTGCTGCAAAAAGTTCAATTGTTTGTTGCTGGTGGTTACCCAAAAGTCCTGACGGTTGTAGGTGAGATCTTCGCTGTCCTGTTCTCCTTCTTCGTTGGTGAAGGTCATGCTGCTTTTTTTGCCGAAAGGCGGATTGGTCAGTACATAATCTACCCGCAAACCTGTGTCGGAAATGAGGGCATCGGCCGGAGAGATAAAATTGTCGCTGTCAAAATCGCCTATGTTGTGCAGGAATAGGTTCATCAGCGCCAGCCTTCGGGTATTCTGAACAATTTCGTTTCCGAAAAAAGTGTTGAGCTTGAGAAATTCCTTTTCTTCGCGGGTGAGTGAGTAGTTGGCCGGGTTGGCAATAAAATCATAAGCGGCCAGAAAGAAACCGCCCGTTCCGCAAGCAGGGTCGGCTATGGTTTTCATGGGTTCTGGTCTAACACATTCCACCATGGCACGGATTAAGGCTCTGGGGGTGAAATACTGACCGGCACCGCTTTTGGTGTCTTCTGCGTTTTTCTCCAGCAAGCCTTCGTAAATCTTGCCTTTTACATCGGCTCCCATGGTACTCCATTGCTCTTTGTCAATCATATCAATGAGTTTGGAGAGTTTGGCAGGGTCTTGTATTTTATTTTGGCTCTTGATAAAGATTTGCCCCAGAATACCTTTTGATTGTGATAATTCTCTCAACAAATTGGTATAATGATTTTCTAACTCCGCGCCACGTTTAGCCGTAAGGCTTTCCCAGTTGTATTCTTTTGGAATGGGTAGTTTACGGTTGTAAGGCGGTCTGCTGAACTCGTCTGCCATTTTCAGGAACAGCAGGTAGGTGATTTGTTCGAGGTAATCGCCATAGCCTACACCATCGTCACGCAATACGGTGGCAAAACTCCATACTTTGCTGATGATGCTGGAAGTGTTGTTTTCTGTCATAGTTTTCAATTTTCAATTTTCAATTTTCAATTTTCAATCTTCAATTTTCAATTACGAATCTTCAATCTTCAATTACGAGTTTTCAATTTTCAATTGTCAATTTTCAATTACGAATTGTCAATTTTCAATTGCGGTTTTTGATGGTGGTTTGTATTTTTCCGATTATTTTACATATTTCTTCAATGTCATTTAAAAGGGTGTCAGCAACTGGTTCGGTCAGATATCCGGTAGCTTTCAGCAACTTTAACCAGTATTTACTCTCCCTTGCTTCCTTATATGCAATGCTGATTTTTGAAAGAAAATCTCTTTCCGATTGTCCTCCGATAGATTCTTCAATATTAGCACCGATAGAAGTTCCGGACCGTAGTAGCTGCTTTGCCAGTATAAATTCTTTTTTTTCTATGGTTAAATGTTTATACACATTCACCATTTTGATGGCAAACTCAAACGATTTTTGCTGAATGACATTATTTTGTTTCATTTCTTTTCCCTTTCATTTATTCATAACAGATTATTCATTATTGCTGATTCGTAATTGACGATTCGTAATTGATAATTCGTAATTGATAATTCGTAATTGATAATTCGTAATTGATAATTCGTAATTGATGATTCGTAATTGATAATTCGTAATTGATGATTCGTAATTGACGATTCGTAATTGATGATTCGTAATTGACGATTCGTAATTGATGATTCGTAATTGATAATTCGTAATTGATGATTCGTAATTGATAATTCGTAATTGATGAGTTCTTCCACCTGCATTTGCTTCTCAGCAAGCAGCTTTTCGTTGATGGCGTAGCCCTGCACCAGATAATCTTTTAAACGCTGTGTAGCCCACTGGCGAAACTGGGTGCCACGAATAGACTTTACACGGTAGCCAACAGATATGATTACATCAAGATTGTAGTATTCAATGTTACGGGATACTTTTCTTTTTCCTTCGGTTTGAACTGTCAAGTATTTCTTGACAGTTGAATTTTTATCGAGTTCGCCTTCTTTAAAACAATTGTTGATATGCAAGCTGATGTTTTGTTTTGTTTGCCCGAAAAGCAATGCCATTTGTTGTTGCGAAAGCCAGACAGTATCGGTATCGAACCTGACTTCTACTACTGTTTGATTATCGGAAGTTTGGTATATTTCAATCCTGCTATCCATTGTCTGAACTGTGATTTATATGATTTTTATGATTGACTTGATTTTTTAGATGCCTTTTCAGATTTATTTTTTCCCCTTTCTGCTTTTTTTATGCTGAGCTTTGCCGAAGCAATTCGTTCCAGTAAAACCGAAGCCGGCTCCCAGTTGGGTTCGTTGCGGCACTCCTCTAATTCAGCTTCGCTCAATAATTTGCCTTCGAAGGCTTTTTTCAAAATGCTCTGGCGCAGGGCTTCGGCTTGTTGCAGGGCAGTGGCAATGCTTTCTTCCAGCTTATCGGCTACCGACAGGCGCTTTTCGATTTCGGAGACGATGAGTTGTTGTTCGGATTTGTTTTTTGGATAAGAAATTTCAATAGGATATAATTTTCCTTGAGAAATAACTGGTTGTGCGGTGGAACTTGCGTATTTATTTAAATTGCAAACTTTCAGTAAATGATGTAGAAACTTCAAATCAATACTTTCTTCATCAAAAGACACTACAAAAGCATTATCAGTAATCCAACTTTTAGGTTTTGTAATATGGATATTTCCGCAATGAACACCCACTCTGCCAATTATCACTTTTTCTTCTTCGAATAGATATTCCTTATGCTTTCCGGTAATCCCATTACCACCGTAAACAAGATATTCGCCTTCATCACTACGATTAGCTTTAG
This portion of the Sphingobacteriales bacterium genome encodes:
- a CDS encoding four helix bundle protein yields the protein MKQNNVIQQKSFEFAIKMVNVYKHLTIEKKEFILAKQLLRSGTSIGANIEESIGGQSERDFLSKISIAYKEARESKYWLKLLKATGYLTEPVADTLLNDIEEICKIIGKIQTTIKNRN
- a CDS encoding SAM-dependent DNA methyltransferase, which translates into the protein MTENNTSSIISKVWSFATVLRDDGVGYGDYLEQITYLLFLKMADEFSRPPYNRKLPIPKEYNWESLTAKRGAELENHYTNLLRELSQSKGILGQIFIKSQNKIQDPAKLSKLIDMIDKEQWSTMGADVKGKIYEGLLEKNAEDTKSGAGQYFTPRALIRAMVECVRPEPMKTIADPACGTGGFFLAAYDFIANPANYSLTREEKEFLKLNTFFGNEIVQNTRRLALMNLFLHNIGDFDSDNFISPADALISDTGLRVDYVLTNPPFGKKSSMTFTNEEGEQDSEDLTYNRQDFWVTTSNKQLNFLQHIRTMLKSNGRAAVVLPDNVLFEGGAGETIRKKLLETTNLHTILRLPTGIFYKQGVKANVLFFDNKPAAKEPWTKEIWFYDFRTNIKFSLKKNPLRYEDLQDFIKCYNPSNIHQRKETYHPETNPEGRWRKFTYNEIIERDKTSLDITWIKDKSLTDLDNLPDPDVLASDIIENLRAGIESFEEIMGTINGK